From Paenibacillus sp. V4I7, one genomic window encodes:
- a CDS encoding ParB/RepB/Spo0J family partition protein, protein MDIHEIPMHLIDEDTDQPRYQFDEEALQELMKSIEEIGLLSPIKVRTTADNRYKIIYGNRRYKASKMLGRPTMSCIVSTVTDELEIYLEQIAENLTREGFSPIEEAEAFHKLMNDSKFSSSIKYLSSKLGKPETYIKNKCDLLKFGNSVKKLIVSGTEIRKDKLTEDQLLPIKDLPIEHRDPLALIIARDEMPVSDVKKIARMFKDKDISESTKGKLLYKTGHDLVETWSVFQNNRAERAKPAAAKASTKVEKAEKSKEVVSDNKTEMPIQSGLPAASTSPTTSPIQAKLLQMLSAFPAASDIQVEALDVDVHDKEQFLNDLNTLVGNLEKHLDAWKKVRELAVTH, encoded by the coding sequence ATGGATATACATGAAATTCCCATGCATTTAATTGACGAGGATACGGATCAGCCCAGATATCAATTCGATGAAGAGGCGCTCCAAGAATTAATGAAAAGCATCGAGGAGATTGGCTTACTCTCTCCAATTAAAGTGAGGACAACGGCTGACAACCGGTACAAAATTATTTACGGGAATCGGAGATACAAAGCTAGCAAAATGCTGGGACGCCCCACCATGTCCTGTATTGTATCAACAGTAACAGATGAGTTGGAGATTTATTTGGAACAGATTGCGGAGAATCTGACAAGGGAAGGCTTTTCACCCATTGAAGAAGCCGAGGCCTTCCACAAACTTATGAATGATTCCAAATTCAGTTCCTCTATTAAATACCTTTCTAGCAAACTGGGCAAGCCAGAAACATACATCAAAAACAAATGTGATTTGTTAAAGTTTGGAAATTCAGTTAAGAAGCTGATCGTAAGCGGTACAGAAATTCGCAAAGACAAGCTGACCGAGGATCAGCTGCTGCCTATCAAAGATTTACCGATCGAACACCGTGATCCGCTAGCTTTGATTATTGCCAGAGATGAAATGCCTGTCAGTGATGTCAAAAAGATTGCTCGAATGTTCAAAGATAAAGATATTTCAGAAAGCACTAAAGGGAAGCTTCTCTATAAAACAGGTCATGATCTGGTAGAAACTTGGTCCGTCTTTCAAAACAACCGAGCAGAACGAGCCAAGCCTGCAGCTGCAAAAGCTTCGACAAAAGTGGAGAAAGCGGAGAAATCCAAGGAAGTAGTCTCGGACAATAAAACAGAAATGCCGATTCAAAGCGGGCTGCCTGCAGCTTCAACTAGTCCAACAACTAGCCCAATTCAAGCCAAACTTCTGCAAATGCTTAGCGCATTTCCTGCAGCTAGTGATATTCAAGTTGAAGCCTTAGACGTCGATGTCCATGATAAAGAACAATTTCTGAATGATCTCAATACCTTAGTCGGTAATTTGGAAAAGCATTTGGATGCGTGGAAAAAAGTTAGAGAACTTGCCGTTACCCACTAA
- a CDS encoding GNAT family N-acetyltransferase, whose amino-acid sequence MFTCKISDELELKILEVRHADALFHLVNQNRAYLAKWLPWVDKTTKVEDTRAFIESELSRFAKNNGINCGIFYQNEIVGCISLHEIDWGNQITSIGYWLAEGYQGKGIMTDSCRCMVSYSLKELKLNRIEIRARTDNFKSRAVPVRLKFKHEGTIRQAGFSYNTFHDHEVYGILAEEWELIK is encoded by the coding sequence ATGTTTACATGTAAAATAAGTGATGAACTCGAATTAAAGATACTAGAAGTTAGGCATGCAGATGCCTTATTCCATTTGGTCAATCAGAATCGTGCTTATTTAGCGAAATGGCTTCCATGGGTTGATAAAACAACTAAAGTAGAAGACACAAGGGCTTTTATAGAATCAGAACTTAGCCGCTTTGCAAAAAACAATGGCATTAATTGCGGTATTTTTTATCAGAATGAGATCGTAGGTTGTATTAGCCTTCACGAAATTGATTGGGGCAATCAGATAACATCGATTGGATATTGGCTTGCAGAGGGGTATCAGGGGAAAGGGATCATGACGGATTCTTGTAGATGTATGGTGAGCTACTCCTTGAAAGAGTTGAAATTAAACCGGATCGAAATAAGAGCTCGTACGGATAACTTCAAGAGCCGCGCAGTTCCAGTGAGGCTGAAATTCAAACATGAAGGAACAATTAGACAGGCCGGGTTCAGTTATAACACCT